The DNA region GGCGTAGGCTCCCACCGACGTCCGTTCCCGCACGCTTGAGTTCATGCCCAGGTACGCGGCCCGCCCTACCCGCACGCCCCCGCCCAGGGAGACCCCGGCTGCGAACGTCGAGAAGTCCGCCACGTCGTCGTCGTGCGTGAACGTGACCCCCGGCATAACAACAACATGCTCCCCGAGCGTGACAGACGCCGTCAGGGTGACGTTCGGCAGCAGGATGCTGCCCCTGCCTATCCGGCAGCCCTCCGGGGGCCGGACAGTGGGGTCGATGGCCCTGGCGTAGCGGCTCTCCGTGAGGCCCAGCCCAGTCAGCCGTTCCACCACGGACTCACGGGCGCGGCCCGATTCGAGGCACACCAGCAACAGGGCATGGGTGTATTCCACTGCATCTTCAATGGTGCCGAGCACCGGCGCGCCGTCCACCGATGTGCCGGACAATTCCTCATCGTCGTCCAACAACCCCAGTACGTCGTACTGGCCACTGTTGCGCACCATGGCCAACACTTCCCGGGCCAGTCCGCTGGCCGCGAGCAGAATGAGCTCGCTCACGCGCCAACCTCGCCGGCGGCAGCGCGGATGCTGACGATGACGCGGTTCATTTCCTCGTCATCCAGTTCGTGGAAGACGGGGAGTATCAGGGTCCTGTCGGAAAGCCGTTCAGTGTTCAGCAGCCCGGCATTGCCAGTATCGCGCCACCGGTAGGCGGGCTGGCGGTGCGCCGCCATGATTCCGCGCTGGGCAGAGATGCCGGCTGCAGCCAGACAGGCCATCAGCCCCTCGCGATCGGTGGCGAACGCAGGCAGGACCTCGAGCCAGAACGACTGGAAGTTGGTGGTGCCGTACGGCGGATCGGAAATGAACCGCAGACCCCGAAGGCCGGCAAGGCCTGCGACGTACCGTGCCGCAATCTCCCGCCGCCGGTTCACCACCTGGGCGAGCCGGCCCAGCTGGACGATTCCGACGGCGGCCTGCAGGTCCGTCATCCGGTAGTCGAAGCCGATCTCGACGTAGACCTCCGGCGGTGACTGCAAGGACGCCAGCAACGACGACCTATGGTGGTCAGCGGCCGATACGCTCCTGGAGTGCTCGCGGAGGGTCCGGGCGCGTGCCGCCCAGTCCGCGCGGTGCGTGGTCAGCATGCCTCCTTCACCCGTGGTGAGGATCTTGCCGGGGTGGAAAGACCAGACCGTCACATCCGCCCCCGTGCCCACCGGCCGTCCCTTGTACTGCGATCCCACGGCACACGCGGCGTCTTCGATCACGGTGATCCCGTGGCGGTCGCAGAGCTCCCTGATGGGGTCCAGATCGACGGGCACCCCGCCCTGGTCCACCACTATCACCGCGCGGGTATCCATGGTCAGGGCCGCCCGGATGGTCTCGGCCGTTGCATTGCCGGTGGCCGGTTCAACGTCGCAGAACACCGGCCGCGCCCCCACGTAGGTCACAGCGTTTGGGGCAGCTATGAAGGACAGCGATGGCACCACCACATCGTCTCCGGTACCGATGCCGGCAACCACCAGCGCCAGGTGCAGGGCGGTAGTGCAGCTGGAGGCCGCGACGGCGTGACGCACCTCCATCGCTGCGCTGAAGCCCGCTTCGAACTCCTTGACCTTGGGCCCTTGGGCCAGCCAGCCGGAGGCAACCACCTCAGCCAGGGCACGGGCTTCTTCCTCGCCGAGCCATGGCTTCATGACGTTGATCCGGCCAAGGACTGGTTCTGCTGTCACCGGGAATCAACTTTCCTTGTTGCGGTGATCCCGTCCTGCACCGGTTTCCACCAGCTGACCAGTTCGCGGAGCCCTTCCTCAAGCTGCACTTCTGCTTCGAATCCCAGATCCTGGCGGGCGGCTGTGGTGTCGGCGAGGCGGCGGACCACATTCTTGACCAGCCGCTCCGGGCCGTGCTCCACAGCGAGGTCGGAGTCCATGACGCGAAGCAGCGTCCGGGCCATCTCCAACAGGGTCGTCTCGGTTCCGCTGGCGATGTTGTAGGTCCCGTGGCTGACGTCGCTTGCGGCTGCCAGGACATTGGCCCGGGCGACGTCGGCCGTATAGACAAAGTCCATGGTCTGGAGTCCGTCGCCGAAGATCAGTGGCCGTTCGCCATCCGTGATCCGTTCCATCCAGCGGACCAGCGTCTCGGTATACGGGCCGTGGACGTCCATCCGCGGACCATAGACATTGAAGTAGCGGAGCATCACATAATCCAGCCCGGTCATGGCGTGGAAGCTGCGGGCCATCCCCTCATTGAAGGACTTGGCGGCGCCGTAGAACGTGTCGTTGTTGGCATGGTGGTGGCGCTCCGTCGTGGGAAACTGTTCCGCCATGCCGTAGACCGAAGCACTTGAGGCGGCGATCAGCTTGTCCGCGCCGTGCTCGGCCGCAGCTTCAAATACGTTGAAGGTCCCGTTCACCAGGACTTCCAGGGCAAAGCGGGGTTCTTCCGCACATTGGGTGAGGCGAATGGCTGCCTGGTGGAACACCAGGTCCTTGCCCTTGGTGAGATCGTGAACCAGGTCGCGGTTGCGGATGTTGCCCTGGACCAGTTCCACCTGCCCGGTGGCCAGCGCACCGGCCAGATTCACTATCCGGCCCCGGACCATGTTGTCCAGCACGTCAATCCGGTTC from Arthrobacter pascens includes:
- a CDS encoding DegT/DnrJ/EryC1/StrS family aminotransferase, whose amino-acid sequence is MTAEPVLGRINVMKPWLGEEEARALAEVVASGWLAQGPKVKEFEAGFSAAMEVRHAVAASSCTTALHLALVVAGIGTGDDVVVPSLSFIAAPNAVTYVGARPVFCDVEPATGNATAETIRAALTMDTRAVIVVDQGGVPVDLDPIRELCDRHGITVIEDAACAVGSQYKGRPVGTGADVTVWSFHPGKILTTGEGGMLTTHRADWAARARTLREHSRSVSAADHHRSSLLASLQSPPEVYVEIGFDYRMTDLQAAVGIVQLGRLAQVVNRRREIAARYVAGLAGLRGLRFISDPPYGTTNFQSFWLEVLPAFATDREGLMACLAAAGISAQRGIMAAHRQPAYRWRDTGNAGLLNTERLSDRTLILPVFHELDDEEMNRVIVSIRAAAGEVGA
- a CDS encoding acetyltransferase; this encodes MSELILLAASGLAREVLAMVRNSGQYDVLGLLDDDEELSGTSVDGAPVLGTIEDAVEYTHALLLVCLESGRARESVVERLTGLGLTESRYARAIDPTVRPPEGCRIGRGSILLPNVTLTASVTLGEHVVVMPGVTFTHDDDVADFSTFAAGVSLGGGVRVGRAAYLGMNSSVRERTSVGAYATIGMGAAVLSNVPDGETWIGVPAHAVDFGPGAAGPLM
- a CDS encoding NAD-dependent epimerase/dehydratase family protein, with product MSELEGANVLVTGGAGTVGSTLVDALLKAGVNRIDVLDNMVRGRIVNLAGALATGQVELVQGNIRNRDLVHDLTKGKDLVFHQAAIRLTQCAEEPRFALEVLVNGTFNVFEAAAEHGADKLIAASSASVYGMAEQFPTTERHHHANNDTFYGAAKSFNEGMARSFHAMTGLDYVMLRYFNVYGPRMDVHGPYTETLVRWMERITDGERPLIFGDGLQTMDFVYTADVARANVLAAASDVSHGTYNIASGTETTLLEMARTLLRVMDSDLAVEHGPERLVKNVVRRLADTTAARQDLGFEAEVQLEEGLRELVSWWKPVQDGITATRKVDSR